The Eggerthella guodeyinii sequence GTCGCGCACGGTGGTTTCCACGATGTAGGTGGCGATGCGGTCGGCCACGCGGTTCACGAAGTCGATGTAGAGCGCCGCGTTCTCGCGCGAGGCGAGCGAGCGCCGGAACGCGTCGTGCTCGAACACGCCGAGGCGCATGAGCTTCACGACGCTCGTGAGGGCGCTCTCGATGTCGCCCGGATGGCGCTGCGCGTTCCAGTAATGCGTGGCCTCGAGGAAGTCGGCCACGTAGTCGTCGAGCACGGCCGAGGTGACGGCGTCCTTGTCGGGGAAGTAGTGGTAGAACAGCGAGCGCGTCACGCCCACGCGGTTGGTGATGTCCTGCACGGAGGTCTTCGAGAGCCCCTGCTCCTCGTACAGCTCGCGGGCGGCGGCCACGATGTCGGCGCGCCGTTCGGCCGACGCCGCGTTGCGCGCTCGGTCGCTTGCGGTTTCCATGCTGCCCTCCTTGCCGCTTGCCTTCGATCCCCTGATGAGCGCAGCATACGCCCCTCGTTGACAGAGCGTCAATAGACACTTTCGACAATCCGTCAACAGGGAGAACGCGTCGGCGCCGCGCTCGGCCGCCGCGGAGGAGGGCGTTCCTTACGCGGCGTCTTTCGAACGGTGTCTGTCGAGCGCGGCTTCTTGCGCATCGTTCCCGGTTGACGACAAGTTCCCGAGTTATGCACCCTGCTGACAGCGAAACGGCCCTAATTTCGCCTTGTTCGAGAGTTATGCACCCTTTTTCATCAGGGTTGCGAGCATTGCTGAAGATTGGCGCATGCTCGACCTGCGAGTTTGGCCAGCGTTGCAGCTCATGCAGCGTTTCGGGGAGATTTTACGCTTGCCGCAAGGGTGCATAACTCGGGAACCGAGGTGCGTGGAGCGGCTGCAAGCGCCACGCACGGCGCATCGGATGCGGATCCAGCGCGGATCTGACGATTTCCTCGCGCGGCTCCGACGTCGATCCAGCGCGTTTTCGACGTCGATCCAGCGCGGATCCAGCGCGTGATATGGTAGAAAAATGACGTATGAACAGGTAAAATGCCACGAATGAAAACATCTCGCGGAAGGATGGCGCCGTGACCCTTTACCTTGCCGGAGCGTCTGCTTTGGAATACTGGAGAACCTGTCCTCCCACCCGTGCGCGCCGTGCGCGGGCGGTTTTGCCCTTCGGCTCGCCGGACGTTGGGGACGCCGGGTTTCGCGTCGCCGATCTCGCCGCGCTCGCGGATGCGGGGTTGGGTTGGCTTTCGCTGCCCGTCCACCTTCTCGTGCCTCGTGCGCTGTCGAGGAGGCGGTGTCCTCGGGCGGCCTTCCACGTGTGTTCGCGCGCACTGCCGGAAGGGTCGTTCGTGCGCGCGTCGCGCGACGTCATGGTATCCTCGCCCGAGCTCGCTTGCGTCCAAGCGGCTAGCTCGACCAGCTTTCCCTTGTTCGTCGAGCTCTTGTACGAACTGTGCGGCCACTACCGGCTGCCCCGGGGGCGAGCCGGCGAAACGGTGGCGATGCCGCCTGCCGCGAGCGTCGCGTCCCTCGCTTCGTTCGCGGATCGGGCTCAAGGGCTGCGCGGTGCGGCCGCCTTGAAGCGCGCCGTGCGCTACGTGTGCGACGATTCCCTGTCCCCGATGGAAACCGACGCGGCCGAGACGATGGTCCTCGATCCGCGCATGGGAGGCTTCGGGCTTGCGAGGCCCCAGTTGAACCGTCGGTTCGAGGTCGCGCGAAAGGACCGGCGAGCATTGCCGCAATCGGCGTATCTTCCTGATCTGTATTGGCCGCAGGCGAATATCTCCGTCGAGTATGAAAGCGACAAGCATCACCGAGGCGAGCGGAAGATGGCGGAAGACGCCGTCCGCCGCAACGGGATAGAGCATCTGGGAACACGCGTCGTGAGCCTGACGTGGGGACAGGCGAGGAATTATTACGAATTCGAACGCGTGGCCCTGTTGGTGGCGGACGCCCTTGGCAAGAAGTTCGGTTCGGAATGGGATAGATGGGCCGAGCGACGCATAGCGCTGCATCGCCTGCTTGTGCGCCGTTGAGCGCCCTCCTTTCCGGGTTCTCGAGTTTTGCACCCTCGTGGCAGGCGAAGAAGCTGCTCGTTGAACCGATGAAGGTGCTGGACATGCAAATCCCCTGGTGGGAATCCGACGAAATGCGTCGTTGGCTCTGCGGACGCTTCCGAAAGGGTGCATAACTCGGGAACCGAGGGTTTAATGGGGGTTTCTGCTTCCGAAAGGGTGCATAACTCAAGGACTTGGCAGAGGACGCCCCCCGGCGAGGGGATAGGCAGGCGGGCTTTCGTTGACGGAACGTCAGCCGGTGTCAACGGCGGGTTTCGCCCTTCGGCGAAAGATGCTAGCATGCACAAGAAGTTCAACAATGAAATAAAAAAGAAACACAAGTGAAGTAAAAGACGCGGAACGGAGGAGGGACGCATGGAGGAGAAGACGGGAACGGAGGCGCACGGGGCCGACGCGAACGCAGAGCGCGCCGCCGGGGAGCCGAAGCGGAGCGGGAAGCGGAGGCGCTGGCCGATCGTCGTCGGCGTCGCGGCCGTGGTGGTGCTGGCGGCGGGCGTCGGGTTCTGGACGTGGCACGAGCAGCCGAGCTTCTGCAGCGCCATCTGCCACGACCCGATGGACGCCTACGTGGACGGCTATTTCGACGACGCGACGCTCATGGCGAACGCGCACGAGCGCGCCGACGTCACGTGCCTGGAGTGCCACGAGGCGAAGGTCGAGGAGCAGGTGGCCGAGGGGCTGGCCTGGGTGCGCGGCGACTTCGCCACCGACGAGACAGGGCGCTTGACCGTGCAGGGCGTGACGGCCGACAAGACGATGTGCGCCACGGCCGGCTGCCACGAGTGGGAGGACGTGAAGGCGGCCACCGAGGACTGGGGCGGCGAGGCGGGCGTGAACCCGCACGCATCGCACCAGGGCGAGGCCATCGATTGCAGCAACTGCCACGGGGCGCACGGGTCGTCGTATATGTACTGCAACGCCTGCCACGACTACGCGGTGCCCGACGGCTGGGAAAGCCCCCGGTAGGGCGCGAGAAGGAGGAACGATGATGAAGAAGACGGCAGCGGCCGTATGCGGGGCCGCCGTGCTCGCGGCGGGCATGTCGGGCTGCGGCGCGGGGTTCGAGGGATCGGGCTCGAAGGATGCGGCGAGCGCCGAGCAGCTGGCCATGCGCCTGGACGACCCGTGGGCGCAGGAGGTGCAGGCGGACCCGGCCGCGAAGGCCGAGGGCACCCTCGCCGACGGCGTGTACACGGGCACGGGCAAGGGGATGGAAGGCTCCATCACCGTCACGCTGCTCGTGCAGGACAACCGCATCGCCTGCCTGGAAACCACCCAGGAGGGCGAGAGCCAGAGCCGCGGCGGCTACGAGGCCGTCCGCGACGGCAGGTTCGCGGCCATGATCGAGGCCGCGCAGGGCGCCGACATCGACGCGGTGAGCGGCGCCACCATCACGACGGCGGGCGTCAGGCAGGCGGTGGAGGACGCGCTTTCGCAGGCGGAAGCCGCGGGCGCAACGCAGGATGAGGAGGGGTCCCGATGACGGAGCAGGCACCTGAGCGGGGACGCGCGCACGCGGCGCTGTCCCGGCGCGACTTCTTGACGAAGGCGGGCGCGGCGATGGGCGCCGCAGCGGCTGCGGCGGCGATGCCGAGCGCCGCGTACGCCGTGCAGGAGGGCGCGATCGGCGATTGGGCGGCCGACGGCTCGAAGGACGTGGCCGTGCCCGACAGCGCCGCCACGAACGCCTCGTGGTCGGACGGCACGTACCGCGAGCACAACGGCGCGGCCTTCCCAGCCGACGACGCGAGCCCCATACCTCCGCGGGCCGTGCCCGCGGCCTGGGACTACGAGTGCGACATCTGCGTGGTGGGCGCGGGCGGCGGCGGGCTGAACGCGGCGGCGCGCGCGGCCGAGCAGGGCGCGCGGACCATCTGCGTCGAGGCCATGGGCCTGCACGGCGGCAACGCCCAGGAGGCCGGCATGTGCGCCATCCTCGGCGGCTCGAAGCTGCAGGAGTCCAAGCGCTTCGCGTTCCCGTCCTACCCGTTCGACGCGCGCAAGCTGGCCGACTGGGCCATCGACGAGTACCACTACGCGGCCGACCCGCACCTCATCTACCGCATCGCCGAGGCGGGCGGCACGTGCATCGACTGGATGGGCGACTGCGGCGTGCGCTGGCGCTTGGGCGAGGTGCCGGTGTACGTGGCGCCGAAGAACTCGACGCTCGACCACCACGTGCTGAAGATGAAGGACGCCACCGACGCCATGTTCAGCTTCGGCCAGAAGCACGGCGTGCAGTACCTCTTCCAAAGCCCGGCCGAGGCGCTCGTGCAGGACGGCGACGGGCGGATCGTGGGCGTGGCAGTGCGCGAGGGCTACGGCGAGGAGAAGTACATCCACGCCGAGCGCGCCGTCATCCTCACGGCGGGCGGGTTCTGCAACAACAAGGCGCTCTTGCAGCGCTACATCCCCACGGCGGCCATGGGCTGCGCCAGCAGCTACCTCACGGCGGGCGAGACGGGCGAGTGCTTCCGCATGGGCCTGGGCGTGAACGCCGACGTGTCGGGCTTCAACAGCTCGGCGAGCTTCGACGGCGGCGTGGACTGGGAGGCCGAGGGCGGCCAGTGGGCGCGCTTTCTGTACGACGGCATGACGCAGCTGTCGCGCCAGCCGTGGTTCACCGTCGACCGCTGCGGCAACCGCCTACGCTACATGGACAGCCGCGTGGGCGAGGACGGCGCGAACGCCATCTACGCGCTGGGCGACCTGGCCACCATCCAGATGACCCCGCCGGGGCACCGCTCCTACATCATCTTCGACGCGCACTACGAGGACCACCTGGCGGGCTTCGCGCAGGAGCATTGCCGCAAGCTCATCACGCCCGACCTCGAGCAGATCGACAAGGTGCCCGAGCACTACCGCGACTGGCACCACGGCGTGCAGGACGCCATCGACGCCGACGTGCTTAAGAAGCGCGACACGCTGGAGGAGCTGGAGCGCGACCTGGGGTTCGCCCCCGGCGTGCTGGTCGAGGCCGTGGGGAGGTGGAACGAGGCGTGCGAGCGCGGCGAGGACGACTACCTGTACCCCATGCCGCCCGAGTGGCTGCACGCCATCAAGGCCCCGCCGTTCTACGGCTGCCGCATCGGCGGCAACCTGTACGGCACGAAGGCGGGCCTCCTGATCAACGACGAGATGCAGGTGGTATCCACGAAGGGCACCGTGATCCCCGGCCTGTACGCCGGGTGGCACACGGCCGGCGGCGCGTGCGGCGAGAACAGCTATATCGGCGACCCCATCCTGGGATCGCTGCTGGGCGACGTGAGCCTGGCGTTCTGCGGCGGGTACCTGTGCGGCACGTACGCGGTCGCCAACGAGATGAAGGGAGGGGAGTAGCATGATGCAGCGTTTGAAGGGCATGGCCCGCCCCTATGCGATGCTGTTCCTGATCGCGCTCGCGGTGACGGTCGTGGGGCGCATCGGGCTGGCCGTGATGGATCTGACCGGCACGCTTTCCTACGACTACATCTCGGCGGCCGACGTGCCCATCCTGGACGTCGTGTGCTCCATCCTCACCGGGTCGGCGCTCGTGGCGTTCATGTACGCGGCGTCGCTGGCGATGGTCGTGTCCACGGCGGGCGTCGCGCTGTACGGCCTGCTGTTCGCGCGCCGAAGCGACGGCGCCGGCAGGCCCGCGACGGCGTTTCTGTGGGGCTGGGCGACGGCGCTCGTGGCCATCGTGTGCCTGCTGGTCACCGTGAGCGGGATCCTGTCGGCCGTGCAGGTGGGCTCCATGAGCTCGAAGCTGCCGTCCGCGCCGGTGCTCGTGCTTGCGCTCGTGGGGTTCGCGGCGTTCCTCGGCACGCTTTTGGGCGCGGCGTCCATGACGGTGTGCGCGTGCCTCGCGCGGGCGCGCGACGAGAAGCGCGCGGGCTGGAACCTCGTGCTGGCGGCCCTCGTGTGCGGCCTCGTGGTCATGGTGCTCACCGTGGGCACGTTCTCGGCGATCAACGCGGCGTCGATCAGCCTGGCGGCCGTGGGCGGCTGGTTCGCCGCCGACGTCGTCGCGAACCTGGCCATCATGTTCGGGATGGCCGCGCTGGCGAAGAAGGCCTGATCGGGAATCGTCCTTTGCGGGGCGGGTGCTTCTCGCTCCTGCTTCTCTTAAAGGATCTCCCAGCGTCCGGCGCGCGGGCTACCGACGCGCCGGACGCGTCCGCTTTCTTTGAGCGAGGCGATCGTGCGTTCCGTCGTGCGTCTCGCCATCCCTGCGGCTTCGGCGATTTCGGCGACGGTGGCCGAGGGATGAGCGGCTATGAGGCTCAAGATGCTGCGTTCTAGCGCCTCCTCCCTGCTTTCCTGCGTGCAGAAAGGTTTCATCGCATCATGGATAACCGAGAGCATGAAGGTGACGAAAGCCGTCGAAGATCCGGTTGCGTTCGATTCGTTCAATGCGGCGTAGTACTCGCTTTGACGTTCGCGGATCATGCTTTCGACCGGTAGCCAGGCGAGTACGGTGCGCCAGCGTGCTAGCAATAGCGTGTGCCAAAGCCTTCCGACGCGACCGTTTCCGTCGGAGAACGGGTGGATGAATTCGAATTCGTAATGAAACACGCATGAGGCCAAAAGCGGATGGAGCTCCGTCGAGCCTATCCATCCGAACAGGTCGGCCATGACTTCGGGCACGTAGGATGCGGGGGTTCCTGCATGGATCAGACGATCTCCGTCGTACACGCCTGCGTTTTTCATCCGGAGCGTTCCTGCGTCCTTGCGCAGGCCTTCCATCATGATGCCGTGGGCCTCGAGGAGGTCGTCCATGCTGCGCGGATCCCAGGCAGGAAGCAGATCATACGCTCGCTTGGCATTCTGAACCTCCCGGATTTCGTCGGGCGAACCGAGGACGCGCTGGCCGTCGATGATATCGGTCACCTGATCCATCGTGAGCGTGTTCTGCTCGATTGCCAGGGAGGAATGAATGGTTTGGATACGCAGCTTGCGGTGCAGGACGGGCGAAGACGATAGGGCGGAATCGGGAGCGAGCCGCCCCACCATCTCGGCGATATCCAAGGCGATTGCGGTGATCTCATCGGTGGACTCGAAGGGCGGTTCGTACGGCATGGGATTCCTCCTTTAGTTTTACCGCCAATATTTTACCGCCATTGGCGGTAAAAATGAAGGAGGAGGCGAGAGGGGCGGGCCTGCCGAGCCGCGTGCCTCTCCCCGCGCCGCGGGCCGTGCCGTGCCGGGCCCGCTTCCTTACTCAATAGGGTGCAGCTGACCGAGGGCGGCTTTGCGGTCGGCCTCCTTGCGGGCTTGGACGTCGGCGATGACGACGCGCCAGGTGCGCGCGAGCGCGCGGCGCTGCTCGCCGTCCAGGCGGCTCCACAGCTGGGTGCGGGCGAGCAGGTCGACGGTGCGCGCGACGACCCTCTGCTGCCGCTCGCCCTGGGGGGTGGCGGCCGCGAACACGGCCTTGCGGTCGCGCGGGCTGGCCAACCGCACCGCCCAGCCCTGCTCCACGAGGCGGTCCACCGCGCGCGCCACGGTGACGGCCGTCATCTGCAGCTGGGTGGCGAGGTCGCCGATGCGCAGCGGCTCGTCCACCTCGCCGAGGCGCTGGAGCACGCGGCACTCGTTGAGCGACGCGCCGCACGTGGCGCGCAGGGCGTCCTCCATCCCGCGCTTCACCAGCTCGAGCGACACGAGCGCGCGCGAGGCGGCGTAGCGCGACGACGCGTCGCCGGACAGCGGCGGGTCGATGCTGGCGCCGGCGGCGATGGACGCTTCGAGGATGCCGCGGTAGACCGCGTCCTCGGTGGGGAACAGCGCGTACAGGCGCTCGACGATGGAGGCGTTCGCCTCGGCCACGTGGCCCACGCCCGCCTCGGTGATGCGCGCGGTGCGCACGCGCCCGTCCGCGCCGTCGCCGCTGCGCGTGGCGAACCCGGCGGCGACCAGCGCGTTCATCGCCTGCGTCACCACGTTGGGCTTGAGGTCGAGCAGCTTGCCGAGGCTCGACTGCGCCACCCCGTCAGGGCGCGCGGCCAGCAGCTTCACGAGCATGCGGTACTGGGTCACGTTGAGGTCGCTCGCCTGGGCCAGCCCGCTCTTGAGCGCGCGATGGGTGAGGTCGAAGGCGACGAAGAACGTCGAGTCGAGCCTCAGATCCCCTTCGTCGTGCGCATCGTGCATGCCTGCGGCGGCGTCCATGCTCCTCCTCGTCCGTCCCTCGGAAAACGTTTCAGCGATGAAACGATAGTAGCCCTTCCGGGGACGGACGGGGCCGGCGCGCTTTGCAGCCGCGCAAACTCTCCACGCCGCGCCGGGCCCGTCCGCCGGCGCGGCGCGACCCGCGCGCCTAGCGCCGCGCGCGGAAGCGCCCGATGGCCTTCGCCGCCTCGGTCTGCACGACGGACAGCAGGGCGAACCCGAGCACGAGCGCCCACTGCCACAGGTTCATCACCGTGCCGCCGAACGCGTCCACGAAGGGAGGCACCAGCAGCACGATCAGCATGAGCGCGAAGCTGGCAGCCACGGCGAGCCCCAGCTGCGGGTTGCGCGCGCCCTCGCGGTCCCAGATGGGGTCGGTGGTGGAGCGCTGGTTGAGCGAGCGCAGCACCTGGGAGAATCCCAGCACGCCGAACGCCATCGTGCAGCCCAGCGCGTAGCTTCCGGCGTTCTGGCCAACCACGAAGGCGACGAGCGCGAGCGCCGCGATGAACACGCCCTGAAAGATCACGCGCCGGGCGAGCCGGCCGTCCAGCAGGTTGTTCACGCGCATGGGCGCATGCTCCATGATGTGGCGGCTGGCGGGCTCCACGCCCAGCGCCAGCGCGGGCAGCGACGCGGTGGCGAGGTTCACCCACAGGATCATGACGGCGGTGAGCGGCGCGTTCCAGTTCAGCAGCACGGCGGTGAGCAGCACCACGATCTGCGCCACGTTGTCGGCCACGAGGAAGGCCACCACCTTCTGGATGTTGCGGAACACGCGGCGGCCCTCGCGCACGGCGTAGACGATGGTGGTGAAGCGGTCGTCCATGAGGATCATGTCGGAGGCGTCCTTCGCCACGTCGGTGCCCGTGATGCCCATGGCCACGCCGATGTCGGCGGCCTTGAGCGCGGGCGCGTCGTTCACGCCGTCGCCCGTCATGGCCGTCACCTCGCCGGCGTGCTGCAGCGCGCGGACGATGCGCAGCTTGTGCAGCGGCGACACGCGCGCGAACACCGAGGTGGTGCGGGCCGCGTCGTCGAGCGCCGCGTCGTCCATCTCGTCGAGCTCCTCGCCGGTGACCACGAGGTCGCCGGGGCGGTAGATGTCCAGCTCGCGGCCGATGGCCCGCGCGGTGGACGCGTGGTCGCCCGTGATCATGACGGTGCGGATGCCGGCGGTGCGGCAGGTTTCCACGGCCTGGCGCACGTCGGGGCGCGGCGGGTCCATCATGCCCACGAGGCCGATGAGCACGAGGTCGCGCTCGATGTCGACGCCCTCGTCCGGCACGCCGGGCAGGGCGCGGGTGGCGAAGGCGAGCACGCGCAACGCCTCGTCGGAGAGCTGCTGGGCCACGGCCAGCGCGCGGGCGCGGTCCTCGTCGGTCATCGGCCGCGCGCCGCTGCCGTCCATGATGAAGGCGCAGCGAGGCAGCAGGGAGTCGAGCGCGCCCTTCACGGCGACCACGGTCTCGCCGTCGCGCTCGTGCACGGTGGACATGCGCTTGCGGTCGGAGTCGAAGGGACGCTCGGCCAGGCGCGGGTAGGAGGCGCGCAGCGCGAGGGGGTCGATGCCGTTGTCGCGCGCCAGCACGAGCAGCGCGCCCTCGGTGGGGTCGCCGATGAAGGCGGGCGCGCCCGGCGCGTCGGCGTCGTCGGCGGCGAACGCGGCGTCGTTGCAGAGCACGGCGGTGAACGCGAGGTACCCGAACAGGTCGGGGTGCTCCTCGAGGGCGGCTGCGGGCTCGAGCGCCTCGTCGCGGTCGAGGTCGGGGCCCAGCGCCACGCGCACGACGCTCATGCGGTTCTCGGTGAGGGTGCCCGTCTTGTCCGTGCAGATGACGGTGGCGCCTCCCAGCGTCTCGACGGCCGGCAGGCGGCGCACGAGCGCCTCGTGGCGCGCCATGCGCTGCACGCCCAGCGCCATGGTGATGGTGGCCGTGGCCGGCAGGCTCTCGGGGATCACCGAGATGGCCAGCGACACGGCCAGCAGCAGCAAGGGGGCGAACGGGCGGCCGTAGGCGAGGCCGATGGCCAGCACGGCCAGCGCCGCCGCCACGCCCACGATGGTGAGGATCTTGCCGAACAAGGCCAGCTTGCGCTTGATGGGCGTGTCCAGCTCGTCGTCGCCTTCCAGCATGCCGGCGATGTGCCCGACCTCGGTGCCCATGCCCGTGGCCACCACGATGCCCGCGCCGCGGCCCGCCGTGACGATGGCCGTGGCGAACGCCATGTTCGTCCGGTCGCCCAGCGGCGCGCCGGGCAGCACGACGGCGGAGGCGTCCTTCTCGACGGGGACCGACTCGCCCGTGAGCGCGGCCTCCTGCATGCGCAGCCCGGCCGCCTCGACGAGGCGCAGGTCGGCGGGCGCCATGCTGCCGTCGCCGAGCTGCACGAGGTCGCCCGGCACGAGGTCGCGCGCGGGCACCACCATCTCCACGCCGTCGCGCACGACGCGCGCCTCGGGCGCGCTCATCGATTTCAGCGCCTCGAGCGAGGACTGCGCCTTGCGCTCCTGCACGATGCCGATCACCGCGTTCACCACCACGATGGCGAAGATGATGCCGGCTTCCGCCCACTCCTGCAACAGCGCCGACAGCACGGCCGCCACGAGGAGGATGAGGATCATGGGGTCGGTCAGCTGCTCGCGCGTCATCTGCGCCAGCGTGCGCGGCGGCTTCGCGTTCAGCTCGTTCGGGCCGTGCGCGGCGAGGCGGCGCGCGGCCTCGAGGCCGCTCAGCCCTTCGAGCGACGAGTCGAGCTCGATGAGGACTTCGGGAAGGGGCTCCGCGTGCCAGGGTCGGGGCGCGGGCTGGTTGCTGGGTGTTTGAGGGTTCGGCATGAAACGTCCTTTGCGCGATTGCTGCAGCGTTGTCTGCGCCCACGATACGCGCTTGCGGCCCGCTCGGAGCGAACCGTCACGAGCCGGTAACCGATCGGACGCTCGGGCGGCGCGTTTCCCGCAGACGGGGCCGCGCGCGGCGACGAAGGCCGGCCCTTGACCGACCGGCTTCGCTTTCTCGCCGCCGGCGTGCGCGGTTTTCCGGCCCATCATGTTGCGGAATCGGGTTTTTGGCAGGTTTCGCGCGCATCTTCGGAGGATTCTCGATCAAAACCCCAGGTCGCGATTTCCCGCAACCTCGAAGCTGGCGCTCCGGGCGGTTGAAGATTGCCAAAAAGCCGATTTCTCATCACAAGAGGTCGCTGCCGCGCAGCCGGCGAGACGCAGGCGCCATCGGGCGGATGCAAGCCGCGGCGCGCGGCGGCGCGCTCCCGCAGGCGGGCGCTTTCCGGTAGAATAGGCGCACCGAAGGAAAGGAAGCCCCGTGACCGAGAACCTCCAGCTCGACCGCCTCCCGCGCACCGTGGAACTCGCGCGCGACGCCGACGGCGGCGCGACGCTCTCCTACGTCGACCAGCGCCTGCTGCCCGCCGAGCTCTCGTTCGCGCGGACGCGCGACTGGCGGGCCGTGGTGGACGCGATCAAGGCGCTCGCGGTGCGCGGGGCGCCCGCCATCGGCGTGGCGGGGGCGGCGGCCGTGGCGCTGTGGGCGCAGGAGGCCGCGGCGGGCGCAGCGGGCGCGGGGGAGGGCGCCGCGTACCGGGACGCCCTCGGGCGGGCGGCCGAGACGGTGGCGAGCGCGCGCCCGACCGCCGTCAACCTGCGCTGGGCCGCGGAGCGCGCACGCGACGGGGCGCTTCGCGCGCTCGACGGGGGCGCGGCGCCCAGCGAGGTCGCCGAGGCGCTGTTCGACCAGGTGAAACGTATGGAGGCCGAGGACGAGGCCGCGAACCGCGCCATCGGCGCCCACGGCGCCGCGCTCTTGCGCCCGGGCAGCCGCGTGCTCACGCACTGCAACGCCGGCAGCCTGGCCACGGCGTTCTTCGGCACGGCGCTCGGCGTGGTGTACGCGGCGGCCGCGCAGGGCAAGATCGAGCGCGTGTACGCCGACGAGACGCGCCCGGTGGGGCAGGGCGCGCGGCTCACGGCGTGGGAGCTGGCGCGCGCGGGCGTTCCCTGCACCCTCGTCTGCGACAACATGGCCGCCAGCCTCATGGCCCGGGGCGAGGTCGACGCCGTG is a genomic window containing:
- a CDS encoding TetR/AcrR family transcriptional regulator, which codes for METASDRARNAASAERRADIVAAARELYEEQGLSKTSVQDITNRVGVTRSLFYHYFPDKDAVTSAVLDDYVADFLEATHYWNAQRHPGDIESALTSVVKLMRLGVFEHDAFRRSLASRENAALYIDFVNRVADRIATYIVETTVRDYGALHEIRIEHVYETFYVLILGIVGYLRMHPDADDEVLKDIIAQTLHMDRGAGRRGAAEGG
- a CDS encoding cytochrome c3 family protein, translating into MEEKTGTEAHGADANAERAAGEPKRSGKRRRWPIVVGVAAVVVLAAGVGFWTWHEQPSFCSAICHDPMDAYVDGYFDDATLMANAHERADVTCLECHEAKVEEQVAEGLAWVRGDFATDETGRLTVQGVTADKTMCATAGCHEWEDVKAATEDWGGEAGVNPHASHQGEAIDCSNCHGAHGSSYMYCNACHDYAVPDGWESPR
- a CDS encoding FMN-binding protein; protein product: MMKKTAAAVCGAAVLAAGMSGCGAGFEGSGSKDAASAEQLAMRLDDPWAQEVQADPAAKAEGTLADGVYTGTGKGMEGSITVTLLVQDNRIACLETTQEGESQSRGGYEAVRDGRFAAMIEAAQGADIDAVSGATITTAGVRQAVEDALSQAEAAGATQDEEGSR
- a CDS encoding FAD-dependent oxidoreductase; the encoded protein is MTEQAPERGRAHAALSRRDFLTKAGAAMGAAAAAAAMPSAAYAVQEGAIGDWAADGSKDVAVPDSAATNASWSDGTYREHNGAAFPADDASPIPPRAVPAAWDYECDICVVGAGGGGLNAAARAAEQGARTICVEAMGLHGGNAQEAGMCAILGGSKLQESKRFAFPSYPFDARKLADWAIDEYHYAADPHLIYRIAEAGGTCIDWMGDCGVRWRLGEVPVYVAPKNSTLDHHVLKMKDATDAMFSFGQKHGVQYLFQSPAEALVQDGDGRIVGVAVREGYGEEKYIHAERAVILTAGGFCNNKALLQRYIPTAAMGCASSYLTAGETGECFRMGLGVNADVSGFNSSASFDGGVDWEAEGGQWARFLYDGMTQLSRQPWFTVDRCGNRLRYMDSRVGEDGANAIYALGDLATIQMTPPGHRSYIIFDAHYEDHLAGFAQEHCRKLITPDLEQIDKVPEHYRDWHHGVQDAIDADVLKKRDTLEELERDLGFAPGVLVEAVGRWNEACERGEDDYLYPMPPEWLHAIKAPPFYGCRIGGNLYGTKAGLLINDEMQVVSTKGTVIPGLYAGWHTAGGACGENSYIGDPILGSLLGDVSLAFCGGYLCGTYAVANEMKGGE
- a CDS encoding Fic family protein, with the protein product MPYEPPFESTDEITAIALDIAEMVGRLAPDSALSSSPVLHRKLRIQTIHSSLAIEQNTLTMDQVTDIIDGQRVLGSPDEIREVQNAKRAYDLLPAWDPRSMDDLLEAHGIMMEGLRKDAGTLRMKNAGVYDGDRLIHAGTPASYVPEVMADLFGWIGSTELHPLLASCVFHYEFEFIHPFSDGNGRVGRLWHTLLLARWRTVLAWLPVESMIRERQSEYYAALNESNATGSSTAFVTFMLSVIHDAMKPFCTQESREEALERSILSLIAAHPSATVAEIAEAAGMARRTTERTIASLKESGRVRRVGSPRAGRWEIL
- a CDS encoding MarR family winged helix-turn-helix transcriptional regulator, whose translation is MDAAAGMHDAHDEGDLRLDSTFFVAFDLTHRALKSGLAQASDLNVTQYRMLVKLLAARPDGVAQSSLGKLLDLKPNVVTQAMNALVAAGFATRSGDGADGRVRTARITEAGVGHVAEANASIVERLYALFPTEDAVYRGILEASIAAGASIDPPLSGDASSRYAASRALVSLELVKRGMEDALRATCGASLNECRVLQRLGEVDEPLRIGDLATQLQMTAVTVARAVDRLVEQGWAVRLASPRDRKAVFAAATPQGERQQRVVARTVDLLARTQLWSRLDGEQRRALARTWRVVIADVQARKEADRKAALGQLHPIE
- a CDS encoding cation-translocating P-type ATPase translates to MPNPQTPSNQPAPRPWHAEPLPEVLIELDSSLEGLSGLEAARRLAAHGPNELNAKPPRTLAQMTREQLTDPMILILLVAAVLSALLQEWAEAGIIFAIVVVNAVIGIVQERKAQSSLEALKSMSAPEARVVRDGVEMVVPARDLVPGDLVQLGDGSMAPADLRLVEAAGLRMQEAALTGESVPVEKDASAVVLPGAPLGDRTNMAFATAIVTAGRGAGIVVATGMGTEVGHIAGMLEGDDELDTPIKRKLALFGKILTIVGVAAALAVLAIGLAYGRPFAPLLLLAVSLAISVIPESLPATATITMALGVQRMARHEALVRRLPAVETLGGATVICTDKTGTLTENRMSVVRVALGPDLDRDEALEPAAALEEHPDLFGYLAFTAVLCNDAAFAADDADAPGAPAFIGDPTEGALLVLARDNGIDPLALRASYPRLAERPFDSDRKRMSTVHERDGETVVAVKGALDSLLPRCAFIMDGSGARPMTDEDRARALAVAQQLSDEALRVLAFATRALPGVPDEGVDIERDLVLIGLVGMMDPPRPDVRQAVETCRTAGIRTVMITGDHASTARAIGRELDIYRPGDLVVTGEELDEMDDAALDDAARTTSVFARVSPLHKLRIVRALQHAGEVTAMTGDGVNDAPALKAADIGVAMGITGTDVAKDASDMILMDDRFTTIVYAVREGRRVFRNIQKVVAFLVADNVAQIVVLLTAVLLNWNAPLTAVMILWVNLATASLPALALGVEPASRHIMEHAPMRVNNLLDGRLARRVIFQGVFIAALALVAFVVGQNAGSYALGCTMAFGVLGFSQVLRSLNQRSTTDPIWDREGARNPQLGLAVAASFALMLIVLLVPPFVDAFGGTVMNLWQWALVLGFALLSVVQTEAAKAIGRFRARR
- the mtnA gene encoding S-methyl-5-thioribose-1-phosphate isomerase codes for the protein MTENLQLDRLPRTVELARDADGGATLSYVDQRLLPAELSFARTRDWRAVVDAIKALAVRGAPAIGVAGAAAVALWAQEAAAGAAGAGEGAAYRDALGRAAETVASARPTAVNLRWAAERARDGALRALDGGAAPSEVAEALFDQVKRMEAEDEAANRAIGAHGAALLRPGSRVLTHCNAGSLATAFFGTALGVVYAAAAQGKIERVYADETRPVGQGARLTAWELARAGVPCTLVCDNMAASLMARGEVDAVVVGADRIAANGDVANKIGTYGVAVLARHHGVPFYVAAPTSTIDASVADGAGIPIEERDPAEVLPRPLAGVEVWNPAFDVTPAALVTRIVTERGAFEPGSLVY